A single Williamwhitmania sp. DNA region contains:
- a CDS encoding superoxide dismutase family protein produces the protein MRKIMNAVSKSFLLMAVLLVTALNGFGQNMHKMAMKSEVQKAVCILYPTAGNNVSGVITFTQTPDGILVSGDVKGLTPGKHGFHIHECGDCTAADGTSAGGHFNPTHMPHGAPTDAKRHVGDMGNIVADASGKAHVEYVDKVIQLNGPLSILGRGIIVHQGADDFVTQPTGNAGSRVACGVIGVAKK, from the coding sequence ATGAGAAAGATAATGAATGCTGTAAGCAAGAGTTTCTTGTTGATGGCTGTCTTGCTGGTTACAGCACTTAATGGATTTGGTCAAAACATGCACAAAATGGCCATGAAATCAGAAGTTCAAAAGGCTGTTTGCATTCTCTACCCTACTGCAGGAAATAATGTTAGTGGTGTAATTACATTTACACAAACACCCGACGGAATTCTGGTTTCGGGCGACGTTAAAGGCTTAACCCCCGGGAAGCATGGATTTCATATTCATGAATGCGGCGATTGCACTGCTGCCGACGGCACATCGGCTGGCGGGCATTTTAATCCAACCCATATGCCCCACGGTGCTCCTACGGATGCAAAGCGCCACGTAGGCGATATGGGCAATATTGTTGCCGATGCCTCAGGTAAAGCACATGTGGAATATGTCGATAAGGTTATTCAGCTGAATGGACCTCTCTCTATTCTTGGTCGTGGAATTATTGTTCACCAAGGTGCCGATGACTTCGTAACCCAACCAACGGGAAATGCAGGCTCTCGGGTAGCCTGTGGCGTGATTGGTGTGGCAAAAAAGTAA
- the xerD gene encoding site-specific tyrosine recombinase XerD, which translates to MNWNDAIKGFSSFLRLEKGLSENSISAYATDMAKLWHFCAQTLGKQVPTKINQQDVEQFLTHIEESGLNKRSQARVLSGIKGFFRYLQLEESIENDPTELLQGPKVGRKLPTVLSVEEIDAIIGCIDLSKPDGHRNKAMLETLYSCGLRVSELVGIKLSDLHFNDEYIKVTGKGNKERLVPISKRAITEIGYYLPDRNQKDPDVGSKDILFLNRSGKKLSRVMIFTITKKLAEKAGIKKTISPHTFRHSFATHLVEGGADLRAVQEMLGHESILTTEIYTHLDNTYLRETIMQFHPRA; encoded by the coding sequence ATGAATTGGAACGATGCAATTAAAGGCTTTAGCAGCTTTCTTCGCCTTGAGAAAGGACTTTCTGAAAACTCCATTTCGGCCTACGCTACCGACATGGCAAAGCTGTGGCATTTTTGTGCTCAGACTCTTGGAAAACAGGTACCCACAAAAATCAACCAGCAGGATGTGGAGCAATTTCTAACGCACATAGAGGAGAGCGGCCTCAATAAGCGAAGCCAAGCCCGCGTGCTTTCGGGCATCAAGGGTTTTTTTCGCTACCTGCAGCTGGAGGAATCCATTGAGAACGACCCCACCGAGCTGCTTCAGGGACCAAAGGTGGGTCGGAAACTTCCCACGGTGCTTAGCGTGGAGGAGATTGATGCCATTATTGGCTGCATAGACCTGAGCAAACCCGACGGACATAGGAACAAGGCCATGCTGGAGACCCTCTACAGCTGTGGCTTGCGCGTTTCGGAGCTGGTGGGCATAAAACTCTCCGATCTCCACTTCAACGACGAATATATTAAGGTTACGGGCAAGGGCAACAAGGAGCGGCTAGTTCCCATAAGCAAGAGAGCCATTACCGAGATTGGATACTACCTCCCCGACCGCAACCAAAAAGACCCCGACGTTGGCAGCAAGGATATCCTGTTTCTGAACCGCAGCGGAAAGAAGCTCTCGCGCGTCATGATTTTTACCATCACAAAGAAGCTGGCCGAAAAGGCTGGGATCAAGAAAACCATAAGCCCACACACCTTCCGCCACAGCTTTGCCACACACCTTGTGGAGGGTGGCGCCGACCTCCGCGCGGTGCAGGAGATGCTGGGCCACGAGTCCATCCTCACCACCGAAATATACACCCACCTCGACAACACCTACCTCCGCGAAACCATTATGCAGTTTCACCCTAGGGCGTAG
- the pyk gene encoding pyruvate kinase gives MVKRTKIVATISDRRCEVDFLERLYKEGVNVVRLNTAHQSPSESVKLIENVRKVSDKIAILVDTKGPEIRTTSMAGDAGFEVATGDTVIVKGDPTGVSSRSCLCLSYANIAKDIKAGTLLLIDDGDIALEVKQVKNDELVCEVKNHGTIKGHKSVNIPSVSINLPSLSEKDIDFVHFAVDMKIDFIAHSFVRRKEDLMAIQAILDERKSPIKLIAKIENREGVDNIDEILDYAYGIMVARGDLGIEIPAEQIPVVQRQLIRKCILSKKPVIIATQMLHTMIENPRPTRAEVSDVANAIYQRTDAVMLSGETAYGEYPEEAVKVMTSIANEIESHQEPDVEINFIRVNNEITAILAKSAVRATIQLPIKAVIVDTLSGRTGRYISGFRGLVPVYAMCYKEYVMRQLALSYGVEAMYLEPRFTHKHEFVHEAMQMLLDQHKLELNDMVVVIGGSFGPSNGATFMEISKVSNMLHLGKV, from the coding sequence ATGGTAAAACGTACAAAGATTGTTGCAACAATTAGTGACAGACGCTGTGAAGTTGATTTTCTGGAACGGTTGTATAAGGAGGGTGTAAATGTAGTGAGGCTCAACACCGCCCACCAGTCTCCTTCCGAATCCGTTAAGCTAATTGAAAATGTCCGGAAAGTCTCGGACAAAATTGCCATTCTTGTCGATACCAAAGGTCCTGAAATTCGCACTACATCCATGGCCGGCGACGCTGGCTTTGAAGTGGCTACAGGCGATACCGTTATTGTAAAGGGCGATCCCACCGGTGTTTCGTCGCGCAGCTGCCTGTGTTTGTCGTATGCCAATATTGCCAAGGACATTAAAGCAGGTACGCTTCTGCTTATAGACGATGGCGATATTGCGCTGGAGGTAAAGCAGGTGAAAAATGACGAGCTGGTGTGTGAGGTGAAAAACCACGGCACCATTAAGGGTCACAAGAGCGTAAATATTCCAAGCGTATCCATCAACCTGCCCTCGCTTTCGGAGAAGGATATCGATTTTGTGCACTTTGCAGTGGATATGAAGATTGACTTCATTGCCCACTCCTTTGTCCGCCGCAAGGAGGATCTGATGGCAATTCAAGCCATTCTCGATGAAAGGAAGAGCCCCATTAAGCTCATTGCCAAGATTGAAAACCGCGAAGGCGTAGATAACATCGACGAAATACTCGACTATGCCTACGGTATTATGGTTGCCCGAGGTGATTTGGGCATTGAAATTCCGGCCGAGCAAATTCCGGTGGTGCAGCGTCAGCTCATTCGAAAGTGCATTTTGAGTAAGAAACCGGTAATTATTGCTACCCAAATGCTCCACACCATGATCGAAAACCCACGCCCCACCCGTGCCGAGGTGAGCGACGTAGCCAACGCTATATACCAGCGCACCGACGCTGTTATGCTTAGCGGCGAGACAGCCTACGGGGAGTATCCCGAGGAGGCGGTAAAGGTTATGACCAGTATTGCCAATGAAATAGAATCGCATCAGGAACCCGATGTGGAGATCAACTTTATTAGGGTTAATAACGAGATTACTGCCATCCTTGCAAAATCGGCGGTTCGTGCCACCATTCAGCTTCCCATTAAGGCCGTGATTGTTGATACTCTTTCAGGTAGAACAGGCCGTTATATCTCCGGATTCAGGGGGTTGGTGCCGGTGTATGCCATGTGCTACAAGGAATACGTTATGCGTCAGCTGGCACTATCGTATGGTGTTGAGGCAATGTATTTGGAACCTCGTTTTACTCACAAGCATGAATTTGTGCACGAAGCCATGCAAATGCTGCTCGACCAGCACAAGCTCGAGCTCAACGACATGGTGGTAGTTATTGGTGGAAGCTTTGGCCCAAGCAATGGAGCTACGTTCATGGAAATAAGTAAGGTGTCTAACATGCTTCATCTAGGTAAGGTGTAA
- a CDS encoding DUF6702 family protein, giving the protein MGVPILNVILGGMMSMMLHPVHVSVTTIDVKADSAKVYVQVKLFTNDIQLVVNNTCAANLQLGTKEEAPNADTLMVQYLTNRLFIEINKKPITLRFVDRRMNEESVWVILEGDLDTPKHGKFVLNSAAVENTMLLDLFEDQSNLLIFGQGNGTEKGYMMNIGNVKQTIEL; this is encoded by the coding sequence ATGGGAGTTCCAATTCTGAACGTTATTTTGGGTGGAATGATGAGCATGATGCTCCACCCGGTGCACGTATCAGTTACCACTATCGACGTAAAGGCTGATAGTGCGAAAGTTTACGTTCAAGTGAAGCTCTTTACCAACGATATCCAGCTAGTGGTGAACAACACCTGTGCTGCCAACTTGCAGCTTGGTACCAAGGAGGAGGCTCCCAATGCTGATACCCTTATGGTGCAGTACCTCACCAATCGTCTTTTTATTGAAATTAACAAGAAACCTATTACCTTGCGGTTTGTTGATCGGAGAATGAATGAGGAGTCGGTATGGGTTATACTTGAAGGTGATTTGGATACCCCAAAACACGGAAAGTTTGTTCTTAACTCAGCTGCAGTGGAGAATACCATGCTGCTCGACCTCTTTGAAGATCAAAGTAACCTACTTATTTTTGGCCAGGGTAATGGCACGGAAAAGGGTTACATGATGAACATTGGCAACGTTAAGCAGACGATTGAGTTGTAA
- a CDS encoding gliding motility-associated C-terminal domain-containing protein: MKNILLFYLLCLLPLVGFATHNRAGEITYRQISGLTYEITVVTYTSSLPGAADRPTLRVTYGDNVSEEVARIELIYLPNNYKRNTYKSQHTFPGPGAYDIVVEDPNRNYGVKNIPNSVFTVFTIKSTLVINAELGNNTTPVLLNPPIDMAGLHQLFVHNPAAYDAEGDSLSYDLTVCLGEDGNPIPGYTLPPASRSLTVNPVTGDLIWDSPTDTGSYNVAINVMEWRDGIKIGNIVRDMQIDVRNTTNRPPVNDPLPKLCVEAGKKISLLVTSRDPDNDPLSHKVIGGPLNLSVSPAKSLQLISASAGRITSLFTWQTVCQHVRKQPYEIILKAEDNNPHVSLVDMDPLIITVLGPAPKNLKAEPATNAVTLSWESCGCGNIKGYNIYRKVDSSSFVLDSCQTNQLTEAGFTKIGFVDTTSSTTYIDNNQGIGLTQGGLYCYRIAAVFNDDQEGYPSDEVCTPLVPGLPFICKVSVDSIAVNGKISLAWRIPTDFDTLQFPGPYRYYISRSNDLWGGNFQVIDSSLTSITDTTYLDTAINTVAGPYSYMVELYDVPKGMRVGYPGVASALLPELTPTDKQVNIHFSNNTPWQNSAYDIYRSEEGGPFNFVVTSHSKDYQDKNLINGESYAYYAISHGTYTYDKVQYSSTNRSLLRTITPYDNIPPCAPSLSVVVNCDSLFNVLYWALPDGSCGSDVAGYILYYSNLVDNPLDSLTYIPHHDAFSFKHFPTLNLGGAYGIVAVDSVGNRSDMTKAVAADSCSLYDLPNVFTPNGDGINDLFVPVKNTYQYVEKVSMKIFNRYGDLVFQTEDPQIRWDGKVMGTNKLASPGVYYYICDVWERRSIGVFLGAPKVGFVYLLTDKQHNKTD, translated from the coding sequence ATGAAGAATATTTTACTCTTCTACCTATTATGCCTTTTGCCGCTGGTTGGCTTTGCTACTCATAATAGAGCTGGAGAAATTACTTACCGTCAAATTTCCGGGCTTACCTACGAAATAACGGTGGTTACCTACACGAGCTCACTTCCGGGAGCTGCCGATCGGCCAACGCTCCGTGTTACATATGGCGATAATGTTTCGGAAGAGGTGGCCCGTATCGAGTTGATCTACCTTCCCAATAATTACAAGCGTAACACCTACAAATCGCAGCATACCTTTCCTGGCCCTGGGGCGTACGATATTGTTGTGGAGGATCCCAACCGTAATTACGGAGTGAAGAATATTCCCAACTCTGTGTTTACCGTATTTACCATCAAGTCGACGCTTGTAATTAATGCCGAGCTAGGGAACAATACAACACCTGTTCTGCTTAACCCGCCCATTGATATGGCGGGGCTTCACCAGCTGTTTGTGCATAACCCTGCCGCATACGATGCCGAGGGCGATAGCCTCTCATACGACCTTACCGTTTGCCTTGGAGAGGATGGAAACCCCATTCCCGGTTATACATTGCCACCAGCCTCGAGGAGCCTGACCGTGAATCCGGTTACCGGCGATTTGATTTGGGATTCCCCAACCGATACCGGCAGCTACAACGTGGCCATCAACGTGATGGAGTGGCGCGATGGTATAAAAATTGGAAACATCGTTCGCGATATGCAAATTGATGTAAGAAACACCACCAACCGCCCACCGGTGAACGACCCACTTCCCAAGCTGTGCGTGGAGGCTGGCAAAAAAATATCTTTATTAGTAACCTCCCGCGATCCCGACAACGATCCCTTGTCGCATAAAGTTATTGGTGGGCCGCTAAACCTTTCCGTTAGTCCGGCTAAAAGCCTTCAGCTAATTTCGGCTAGTGCGGGTAGAATCACCTCACTTTTTACCTGGCAAACCGTTTGCCAGCATGTTCGGAAACAACCCTACGAGATTATTCTAAAGGCAGAGGATAACAACCCACACGTTAGCTTGGTGGACATGGATCCACTAATTATTACTGTTTTGGGTCCCGCCCCTAAGAATTTGAAGGCGGAACCGGCAACCAATGCGGTTACGCTAAGTTGGGAGTCCTGCGGCTGCGGAAATATTAAGGGCTATAACATCTATAGGAAGGTCGACTCCTCCAGCTTTGTGCTCGACTCCTGCCAAACAAACCAGCTAACCGAAGCAGGGTTTACAAAGATTGGATTTGTTGATACCACCAGTTCCACCACATACATAGACAATAATCAGGGCATTGGTCTTACTCAGGGTGGCCTCTATTGCTACCGGATAGCTGCCGTTTTTAACGACGATCAGGAGGGCTATCCGTCCGATGAGGTATGCACACCGCTGGTTCCTGGATTACCTTTTATATGCAAGGTCAGCGTTGATTCCATTGCTGTGAATGGGAAAATATCGCTGGCATGGCGCATACCCACCGATTTTGACACACTTCAATTCCCTGGTCCATATCGTTACTATATTTCCCGTAGCAACGACCTGTGGGGTGGAAACTTTCAGGTGATTGATTCCTCTCTAACCTCCATAACGGATACCACCTATTTGGATACAGCAATCAACACGGTTGCTGGTCCATACTCCTACATGGTTGAACTTTACGATGTGCCAAAAGGAATGCGGGTAGGTTATCCGGGTGTAGCATCTGCTTTACTCCCTGAACTTACACCCACCGACAAGCAGGTGAATATCCACTTTTCGAATAATACCCCTTGGCAAAATAGCGCTTACGATATCTACCGGAGCGAGGAGGGAGGACCATTCAATTTTGTGGTGACATCGCATTCCAAGGATTACCAAGATAAAAATCTTATCAACGGTGAAAGCTATGCCTACTATGCTATTAGTCATGGAACATACACGTATGATAAGGTTCAGTATTCAAGCACCAACCGGTCGCTTTTACGAACCATTACGCCATACGATAATATACCGCCATGCGCACCTTCGCTTTCGGTGGTTGTAAACTGCGATAGCCTTTTCAATGTATTGTATTGGGCACTACCCGATGGCTCCTGTGGCTCCGATGTGGCGGGTTACATTTTATACTACTCCAACCTAGTTGATAATCCACTGGACAGCTTAACCTATATTCCGCACCACGACGCGTTTAGCTTCAAGCACTTCCCAACGCTCAACCTTGGTGGAGCCTACGGAATTGTGGCGGTGGATTCGGTTGGAAATAGGAGCGATATGACCAAGGCTGTTGCCGCCGATAGCTGTAGCCTCTACGATCTACCTAACGTATTTACTCCTAATGGTGATGGGATAAACGATCTGTTTGTCCCGGTAAAGAATACCTACCAGTATGTCGAAAAGGTGTCGATGAAAATATTTAACCGCTACGGCGATTTGGTTTTCCAAACAGAAGACCCTCAAATACGTTGGGACGGAAAGGTTATGGGCACCAATAAATTGGCATCCCCGGGCGTTTACTACTATATTTGTGATGTTTGGGAGCGCCGTTCAATTGGCGTTTTTCTGGGGGCGCCCAAGGTAGGATTTGTATACCTGCTTACCGATAAGCAACATAATAAAACTGATTAA
- a CDS encoding tetratricopeptide repeat protein: MFRFAFTSVLLVSCLGLQAQPNVQPSYLTSYFQAKGALVQKHYAQAISLLDTAIALKLPEMDAMQLKGDVGLASGDLKNAEASYLRVEAIRPGMAAVDLARVYSLDGKDSVACEWLYRSLTSKYKELQSTYLLDKTLQKMENSPYWRKLWGGDYYNKNEQLEADMTYLINTGSNTEALDLVQEKAEKHKLRHQQEALMGKAYYQLRSFSAAIDAYSRAIKRSSRNAGYYYLRAQAYLDDNKSTKALDDINKAIELDPLNPDFYLIRAKASVGAKLFDQSRADFGLYIMAHGNNPETLYDYALAMYEAGYYLEALRQINQCILLKADNATYYVARGNIYMKTNSYKYAIQDYAMALDLGQPSAEVYLLKGYARSANGDEQGACSDWKKASSMGSLDAQSMVARYCQ; this comes from the coding sequence ATGTTTCGTTTTGCTTTTACTTCTGTGTTGCTAGTTAGCTGTCTTGGGTTGCAGGCGCAGCCCAACGTGCAGCCCAGCTACCTTACCAGCTACTTTCAGGCCAAGGGGGCGCTTGTGCAGAAGCACTATGCCCAAGCAATTTCCCTCCTTGATACTGCTATAGCTTTGAAGCTACCAGAAATGGATGCAATGCAGCTAAAAGGGGATGTGGGCTTGGCTTCGGGTGATTTAAAGAATGCAGAGGCCAGTTATTTGCGGGTAGAAGCGATTAGGCCAGGGATGGCGGCGGTTGATTTGGCAAGGGTATATTCACTGGATGGAAAGGATTCAGTTGCATGTGAGTGGCTGTATCGATCGCTCACCTCCAAGTATAAGGAGCTTCAGAGCACATACTTGCTCGATAAAACTTTGCAGAAGATGGAGAACTCGCCCTACTGGCGCAAGTTGTGGGGTGGCGATTACTATAACAAGAATGAGCAGCTGGAAGCCGATATGACTTACCTTATTAATACTGGTAGTAATACTGAGGCGCTGGATCTTGTTCAGGAGAAGGCCGAAAAGCATAAGCTTCGTCATCAGCAGGAGGCCTTGATGGGCAAGGCTTACTACCAGCTGAGGTCATTTTCAGCGGCCATTGATGCCTACTCCAGAGCCATAAAGCGAAGTTCCCGAAATGCAGGCTACTACTATTTGCGAGCACAAGCCTATCTCGACGATAATAAAAGCACCAAGGCCCTTGACGATATTAATAAGGCCATTGAGCTGGACCCGTTGAACCCCGACTTTTATTTAATACGAGCCAAGGCATCAGTGGGAGCCAAGCTGTTCGACCAAAGCCGAGCCGATTTTGGTCTATATATTATGGCTCATGGCAACAATCCTGAAACACTCTACGACTATGCTTTGGCTATGTATGAGGCTGGATACTACCTGGAGGCCTTGCGGCAAATTAACCAGTGTATTCTCCTAAAGGCCGACAATGCAACCTACTATGTTGCTCGCGGAAATATCTACATGAAAACCAACAGCTATAAGTATGCCATTCAGGATTATGCTATGGCGTTGGATCTGGGTCAACCCAGTGCTGAGGTATACTTGCTTAAGGGATATGCCCGGTCGGCTAATGGCGATGAGCAAGGTGCATGCTCCGACTGGAAAAAGGCCTCATCCATGGGAAGCCTTGATGCGCAGAGTATGGTGGCACGCTACTGCCAGTAA
- a CDS encoding Crp/Fnr family transcriptional regulator, translated as MTLNSTVNKGRPGCNSCIECQFHSAAAKNLTPDQFKFMSSNSLNADFKKGEIIIKQGAFSLNIVYLRTGLAKVHLNGLTNKDHILKFVKAPAYIGLPTSIGDKINQFSVTAIEDSSVCFIDQKCFNDLLHANENFSYEIIVGLCKDELQCFKYSLYRTQKHVRGLVAEMLLYFSREIYMNDTFNCPLSRYEAADFIGTSRETVSRILSEFEKEAIVKIHGKQRTILDYGRLDSICKNG; from the coding sequence ATGACACTTAATTCGACAGTAAACAAAGGAAGGCCGGGCTGCAACAGCTGCATTGAATGCCAATTTCATTCCGCAGCTGCAAAAAACCTTACCCCTGATCAGTTCAAGTTTATGAGTTCAAACTCCCTCAATGCAGACTTTAAGAAGGGAGAAATAATTATAAAGCAGGGAGCTTTCTCCTTAAATATAGTATACCTGAGAACGGGCCTAGCAAAAGTTCACCTAAACGGGTTGACAAATAAAGACCATATCCTGAAATTTGTGAAAGCACCGGCCTACATTGGTCTTCCTACAAGTATTGGAGATAAGATTAATCAGTTTTCGGTAACCGCTATTGAGGATTCTTCGGTATGCTTTATCGACCAAAAATGCTTTAACGACCTCCTTCATGCCAACGAGAATTTCTCCTACGAGATTATTGTTGGCCTATGTAAAGACGAGCTTCAGTGCTTCAAATACAGCCTTTACAGGACACAGAAGCATGTAAGAGGGCTTGTGGCCGAAATGCTGCTATACTTTTCGAGGGAGATTTACATGAATGACACCTTTAACTGTCCGCTATCTCGCTACGAGGCAGCCGATTTTATAGGCACCTCGAGGGAGACTGTGTCGCGAATTCTCTCTGAATTTGAAAAGGAGGCGATTGTCAAAATCCACGGCAAACAGCGAACTATTCTAGATTATGGACGGCTGGATAGTATCTGCAAAAATGGCTAG
- a CDS encoding DsrE/DsrF/DrsH-like family protein: MSVDVEQQMLDLQKRISKLENRNNDQLSMVVFSGEMDKILAAMIIATGATAMDSKVKMFFTFWAIASLRDAKKKAKGKDFMSKMFGMMLPHGRNKLKLSSMNMGGMGPAMIKSLMKKKNVASLDEMFASAAELGVEICICEMSMNLMGFKKEEMIDYPHLSYCGVGTFLADADESSVQLFI; this comes from the coding sequence ATGAGCGTAGATGTAGAACAGCAGATGTTAGATCTGCAGAAACGAATTTCCAAGCTGGAGAATAGGAATAATGATCAACTCTCAATGGTTGTTTTCTCTGGTGAGATGGATAAAATACTCGCCGCAATGATTATTGCTACAGGGGCCACTGCCATGGACTCGAAGGTTAAAATGTTTTTCACCTTTTGGGCTATTGCTTCTCTTCGCGATGCCAAGAAGAAGGCCAAAGGCAAGGATTTCATGTCCAAAATGTTTGGTATGATGCTTCCTCACGGTCGCAATAAACTCAAACTCTCGAGCATGAACATGGGTGGCATGGGACCTGCCATGATTAAATCGTTGATGAAGAAGAAGAACGTGGCTTCGCTCGATGAAATGTTTGCTTCTGCAGCGGAGCTTGGCGTTGAAATTTGCATTTGCGAAATGTCCATGAACCTCATGGGCTTTAAGAAGGAGGAGATGATTGACTATCCTCACCTCTCATACTGTGGTGTTGGTACATTTTTGGCCGATGCCGACGAAAGTTCAGTTCAGCTATTTATTTAA
- a CDS encoding sulfurtransferase TusA family protein: MTTEELKNLKADKIVDARGTSCPGPLLAAKKAIGEVQAGQVMEILSADEGTKKDIPKWSTKQGYEYLGDVEENGYFRMFLKK; this comes from the coding sequence ATGACAACAGAAGAATTAAAGAACCTAAAGGCAGATAAGATTGTTGACGCTCGTGGAACCTCTTGCCCAGGTCCCCTTTTGGCCGCTAAGAAAGCAATTGGCGAAGTACAAGCAGGTCAAGTAATGGAAATTCTTTCGGCTGACGAAGGAACCAAGAAGGATATTCCCAAGTGGTCGACCAAGCAAGGCTACGAGTATCTTGGTGACGTTGAAGAAAATGGCTATTTCAGAATGTTTTTAAAGAAATAG
- a CDS encoding hydrogenase iron-sulfur subunit, protein MDTKANPKILVFSTEKISDPAIDLAGLLKKHYSSHVYSISVPCSSGIKPRWIMRAFEKGFSGVFIAADGTDCSFGEQCVDRTSDIVKATHALMVEKGLKPSQLKMAAICSVCAEPFVKHITSFMNELEALSKA, encoded by the coding sequence ATGGATACCAAGGCAAACCCCAAGATTTTGGTGTTTTCGACTGAAAAGATATCCGACCCTGCCATCGATTTGGCAGGGTTGCTTAAAAAGCACTACTCCAGCCACGTATATTCAATTAGCGTTCCATGTTCCAGCGGAATAAAACCTCGCTGGATAATGCGTGCTTTTGAAAAGGGGTTTAGTGGTGTATTTATTGCAGCCGATGGTACCGATTGCTCATTCGGGGAACAGTGCGTCGATCGCACTTCTGATATTGTAAAGGCGACACACGCCCTTATGGTTGAAAAGGGGTTAAAACCCTCTCAACTAAAAATGGCCGCAATCTGCTCTGTTTGTGCTGAACCATTTGTAAAGCATATTACAAGCTTTATGAATGAGTTGGAGGCATTGAGCAAGGCCTAA
- a CDS encoding CoB--CoM heterodisulfide reductase iron-sulfur subunit A family protein — translation MPTNQEIDQITDFDVLVVGAGIAGEESALKLADMGFRVLLVEKEPSIGGKMILLSKVFPTLDCAACITTPKVSETARHPNITILTLTEAESIVKEENGLFSVALKKRPRYVVEKDCTGCQECEKACPVIVEDQFQFNLVARKAVYIPFNIANPRIALIDIENCMLCGACEQKCPSNCIDFSQKEEIIKIKVKAVIVATGFTLFDPTLIPRYGYGRFKNVITSMQMERELAPTRPFNNVLRPSDGKTPDKIAYIFCTGSRDQTCGNAICSQVCCMYSTKQSQLLMGALPMADITMYYINIRAFGKGYDEFYEQAKDMGARYVKGKVAKVTEKENGNLILRYEDIATGKVTEAEHDLVVLSVGLLPNPAIVNVFKNATLELDASNFINQPDLLQSPALTSIKGVFVAGTATAPMDIPDTIMSAGAAAAETSGYLKLQS, via the coding sequence ATGCCAACAAATCAAGAAATTGATCAAATAACTGACTTTGACGTATTAGTTGTCGGAGCGGGTATAGCGGGCGAAGAATCTGCTCTTAAGCTCGCAGATATGGGTTTTCGGGTATTACTAGTCGAAAAAGAACCTTCGATTGGAGGTAAAATGATCCTCCTGAGTAAGGTTTTTCCTACACTCGACTGTGCTGCTTGTATTACCACTCCAAAAGTTTCCGAAACGGCTCGCCATCCCAATATTACTATTCTAACTCTAACGGAGGCAGAAAGTATTGTAAAGGAGGAGAATGGCCTATTTTCGGTAGCTTTGAAAAAGCGCCCACGCTATGTGGTTGAGAAGGATTGTACCGGTTGTCAGGAGTGCGAAAAGGCTTGTCCTGTAATCGTGGAAGATCAGTTTCAATTCAACTTGGTAGCTCGTAAGGCTGTATACATACCGTTCAATATCGCAAATCCGCGTATTGCGCTAATTGATATTGAAAATTGTATGCTTTGTGGCGCATGCGAACAAAAATGTCCTTCCAACTGTATCGACTTCTCTCAAAAAGAGGAGATCATTAAAATTAAGGTTAAGGCAGTTATTGTCGCTACCGGTTTCACCCTGTTCGATCCTACATTAATTCCTCGGTATGGTTATGGTCGATTCAAGAACGTAATCACCTCCATGCAAATGGAGCGGGAGCTTGCACCAACTCGGCCCTTCAACAATGTGCTTAGGCCATCCGATGGAAAGACACCCGATAAAATTGCCTATATTTTCTGCACAGGCTCACGCGATCAAACGTGCGGAAATGCTATTTGCTCACAAGTATGCTGCATGTATTCCACCAAGCAATCTCAGTTGCTAATGGGTGCGCTTCCTATGGCTGATATTACCATGTATTACATCAATATTCGGGCATTCGGCAAGGGGTATGATGAATTCTATGAGCAAGCAAAGGATATGGGGGCCCGCTACGTTAAGGGCAAAGTGGCTAAGGTTACCGAAAAGGAAAATGGCAACCTAATACTGCGTTACGAGGACATTGCAACTGGAAAAGTTACGGAAGCAGAGCACGATTTGGTAGTGCTTTCCGTTGGTCTTCTTCCAAATCCAGCAATTGTGAATGTTTTCAAGAATGCAACCCTCGAATTGGATGCTTCAAACTTTATCAACCAACCCGATTTATTGCAAAGCCCGGCACTCACCTCTATAAAGGGAGTATTTGTTGCCGGAACAGCTACTGCTCCTATGGATATTCCCGACACTATTATGTCTGCCGGTGCTGCTGCTGCTGAAACATCTGGTTATTTAAAGCTACAATCATGA